Proteins found in one Labeo rohita strain BAU-BD-2019 chromosome 11, IGBB_LRoh.1.0, whole genome shotgun sequence genomic segment:
- the btf3l4 gene encoding transcription factor BTF3 homolog 4, whose translation MNQEKLAKLQAQVRIGGKGTARRKKKVVHRTATADDKKLQSSLKKLAVNNIAGIEEVNMIKDDGTVIHFNNPKVQASLSANTFAITGHAETKQLTEMLPGILSQLGADSLTSLRKLAEQFPRQVLDNKAPKAEDIDEEDDDVPDLVENFDEASKNEAN comes from the exons ATGAACCAAGAAAAATTGGCTAAACTTCAAGCCCAGGTCCGGATAGGGGGCAAG GGAACAGCACGCAGGAAGAAGAAGGTGGTGCACAGAACAGCAACAGCTGATGACAAGAAACTCCAGAGTTCATTAAAGAAACTTGCTGTCAATAACATAGCTGGCATTGAAGAG GTGAATATGATTAAAGATGATGGCACGGTCATTCACTTCAATAACCCCAAAGTGCAGGCGTCTCTGTCTGCCAATACGTTCGCCATCACAGGCCACGCAGAGACCAAACAGCTTACGGAAATGCTCCCGGGAATCCTCAGTCAGCTCGGCGCTGACAGCCTCACAAGTCTGCGCAAACTTGCCGAGCAGTTTCCCAGACAGG TTCTCGACAACAAAGCTCCGAAAGCGGAAGATATCGATGAAGAAGATGATGATGTCCCAG ATCTTGTAGAGAACTTCGACGAGGCGTCGAAGAACGAGGCAAACTGA